One Nodosilinea sp. FACHB-141 DNA segment encodes these proteins:
- a CDS encoding prohibitin family protein: MLSFLAIVGLALVTSSFVIINPGQAGVLSILGKSQDGVLLEGIHLKPPLVSTVDVYDVTVQKFEVPAQSSTKDLQDLSGRFAINFRLDPTEVVNIRRTQGTLENIVSKIVAPQTQESFKIAAARRTVEEAITQRAELKQDFDDALTFRLDKYGILVLDTSVVDLTFSTEFAKAVEDKQIAEQRARRAVYIAQEAEQEAQAEINRAKGRAEAQRLIAETLKAKGGQLVLQKEAIEAWKGGGAQVPRVLVMGQGSNVPLLFDLQQAASDEADQPG; this comes from the coding sequence GTGCTGAGCTTTCTCGCGATTGTGGGTTTAGCCCTGGTGACCAGCAGTTTTGTAATTATTAACCCAGGCCAAGCCGGGGTGTTGAGTATTCTCGGCAAGTCTCAGGATGGGGTGTTGCTAGAAGGCATTCATTTGAAGCCACCGCTAGTGTCTACAGTCGATGTGTACGACGTGACAGTGCAAAAGTTTGAGGTGCCAGCCCAAAGCTCTACCAAAGACCTGCAGGATCTTTCCGGCCGCTTTGCCATCAACTTTCGCCTTGACCCCACGGAGGTGGTGAATATTCGCCGCACCCAGGGCACGCTCGAAAACATCGTGTCTAAAATTGTGGCACCTCAGACCCAGGAGTCATTTAAGATCGCTGCTGCCCGTCGCACTGTCGAGGAGGCTATTACCCAACGGGCTGAACTCAAGCAGGACTTTGATGATGCCTTAACCTTTCGTCTCGACAAGTACGGCATTTTGGTGCTGGACACCAGCGTAGTTGATTTGACATTCTCAACTGAGTTTGCCAAGGCCGTCGAAGACAAACAAATTGCCGAGCAGCGTGCCCGCCGGGCCGTCTATATCGCCCAAGAGGCAGAGCAGGAGGCCCAGGCCGAGATCAACCGCGCCAAAGGTCGCGCCGAAGCTCAGCGTCTGATCGCTGAAACCCTGAAGGCTAAGGGCGGTCAGCTCGTTTTGCAAAAGGAGGCGATCGAGGCTTGGAAAGGAGGAGGCGCTCAAGTCCCCCGAGTCTTGGTAATGGGTCAGGGCAGCAACGTACCGCTTCTCTTTGACCTACAGCAGGCCGCCAGTGACGAGGCGGATCAGCCAGGCTAG
- a CDS encoding shikimate dehydrogenase, whose amino-acid sequence MPITGTTQILGVIGDPVTHSLSPVMHNAALAELGADYVYVAFPVLAEGLEAAIAGFAATGVQGFSITIPHKQAILPLLATVTDEAQAVGAVNTVWRTEQGWAGTNTDVAGFVAPLKAFRPWAGCTALVLGNGGAARAVVAGCAQLGFDAVQVVGRRAEALVAFQQGWVNSPLQPPLTVHAWEELPTLLPTADLIVNTTPLGMHTTAGQTPLAAEALALAPSHAVVYDLIYTPRPTRLLALADQRGLSTLDGLEMLVQQGAAALEIWLNCPVPVDTMRQALIDWLER is encoded by the coding sequence ATGCCCATCACTGGAACCACTCAAATCCTTGGCGTCATCGGCGATCCGGTTACCCACTCCCTGTCGCCGGTAATGCACAATGCCGCGCTGGCAGAACTCGGGGCCGACTACGTCTATGTGGCCTTTCCGGTGCTAGCAGAAGGGCTTGAAGCTGCGATCGCAGGCTTTGCCGCCACTGGGGTGCAGGGGTTCAGTATCACCATTCCTCACAAGCAGGCCATTCTGCCTCTGTTGGCAACGGTTACTGACGAAGCTCAGGCGGTAGGGGCAGTGAATACAGTGTGGCGCACCGAGCAGGGTTGGGCAGGCACTAACACTGACGTAGCCGGGTTTGTGGCCCCGCTCAAAGCATTCAGACCTTGGGCTGGATGCACGGCCTTAGTCTTGGGCAACGGTGGAGCAGCTAGGGCCGTAGTAGCGGGCTGTGCGCAGCTAGGGTTCGATGCGGTGCAAGTGGTGGGTCGCAGGGCCGAAGCTCTGGTTGCCTTTCAGCAGGGCTGGGTCAATTCGCCCCTGCAACCTCCGCTCACGGTTCATGCTTGGGAGGAGTTGCCCACCTTGCTGCCCACCGCCGATCTAATTGTCAACACCACTCCCCTCGGCATGCACACAACCGCTGGGCAAACGCCCTTGGCCGCAGAGGCTCTGGCTTTAGCTCCGTCCCATGCCGTAGTCTATGACTTGATCTATACGCCCAGGCCTACCCGCTTGCTTGCTCTGGCCGATCAGCGGGGGTTGTCCACCTTAGATGGATTAGAAATGCTGGTGCAGCAGGGGGCCGCCGCCCTGGAGATTTGGTTGAACTGCCCCGTGCCTGTAGACACGATGCGCCAAGCCTTAATTGATTGGTTGGAGCGGTAG
- a CDS encoding DUF6220 domain-containing protein, whose translation MEPSTMKLSAELSDQTAEHQPSTQPVMLIYYAAAVFFNLCLTAQVLTVGLAYFYNPTWWNLHVWLVRGYGGLSLLLLGGAWYLPVPQRINSLTTGLPVLIGLQFLTIHIQMPLSVSIPLAVLHPLIGFSLFSASTTLVHRMRHVVWPQTAT comes from the coding sequence ATGGAACCATCAACGATGAAACTTTCCGCTGAGCTATCAGATCAAACTGCTGAACATCAGCCTTCAACTCAACCCGTAATGCTGATCTATTACGCGGCTGCAGTCTTCTTTAATCTCTGTTTGACCGCTCAAGTTTTAACGGTAGGACTGGCTTACTTCTATAATCCTACCTGGTGGAATCTCCATGTTTGGCTGGTGCGAGGTTATGGCGGACTGTCCTTGCTGTTGCTAGGCGGAGCCTGGTACTTACCTGTACCGCAGCGCATTAATTCCCTTACCACAGGTTTGCCCGTTCTTATAGGACTGCAATTTCTAACTATTCATATTCAAATGCCGCTTTCAGTGTCAATTCCCCTCGCTGTTTTGCATCCCTTGATTGGATTTTCGCTATTCTCAGCTTCCACTACCTTGGTGCATCGAATGAGACATGTTGTGTGGCCTCAAACAGCAACCTAA
- a CDS encoding septal ring lytic transglycosylase RlpA family protein, which produces MKHRVLGGLTVAVAVSVFGAPLPTQAQDSGDNSLSLEPESKHHADVLPQPPEAGSPADSDPSTLEPSQPESALLLQPSDSTDDILETATVFPHALDARPVVSAQPDSALSLQPSGSTSDTLETATVFSHALDSRQAATVYIRSIPVVTLVGGELETLSAGLGTVAVASDAQEPQHRAETVVSRLQELTANGNADAIVARWDSDDESFVVAWGEESLITLDGKTILPDTTDNPGEDALQIANRLRRLLGDAPPLASVEGLPEPSAPDTRVGIVTSTLTGMASWYGPGFHGRRSASGEVFNQNDLTAAHRTLPFGTRVRVTNVSTGQSVVVRINDRGPFSHGRVIDLSAAAANNIGLRASGVARVQLEVLSAE; this is translated from the coding sequence ATGAAACATCGCGTATTGGGCGGACTGACGGTTGCCGTCGCTGTGTCCGTCTTCGGAGCACCCTTGCCCACTCAAGCCCAGGATAGCGGCGATAACAGTCTCTCTCTGGAGCCAGAATCAAAGCATCATGCTGACGTTCTTCCTCAACCCCCTGAAGCAGGTTCGCCAGCGGACTCTGACCCTTCAACTCTTGAGCCTAGCCAACCTGAATCAGCGTTATTACTTCAACCCTCTGATTCCACCGACGACATTCTCGAGACAGCTACTGTCTTCCCCCACGCCCTCGACGCCCGCCCAGTCGTTTCTGCTCAACCTGACTCAGCGCTATCGCTTCAGCCCTCTGGCTCCACCAGCGATACGCTCGAGACAGCTACTGTCTTTTCCCACGCCCTAGACTCCCGTCAGGCAGCTACCGTCTATATTCGCTCAATTCCGGTTGTCACCTTGGTGGGCGGCGAGCTAGAAACTCTGAGTGCCGGCCTTGGCACCGTCGCCGTCGCCTCAGATGCCCAAGAGCCCCAGCACCGAGCCGAGACGGTTGTGTCTCGGCTACAGGAACTAACCGCTAACGGCAATGCTGACGCTATCGTGGCCCGTTGGGACAGCGATGATGAGTCATTTGTGGTGGCTTGGGGAGAAGAATCCTTAATCACCCTTGATGGCAAGACGATTTTGCCTGATACCACCGACAACCCTGGTGAAGACGCGCTCCAGATCGCCAATCGACTGCGGCGGCTGCTGGGCGATGCCCCTCCCCTGGCTAGCGTTGAGGGCCTACCTGAACCTTCGGCTCCCGACACCCGAGTTGGCATAGTAACCTCTACCCTCACCGGCATGGCCTCCTGGTATGGGCCTGGGTTTCACGGACGACGCAGCGCCAGCGGCGAAGTGTTTAACCAAAACGACTTGACGGCTGCCCACCGCACTTTGCCCTTCGGCACTAGAGTGCGGGTCACCAATGTATCTACGGGGCAGTCTGTGGTGGTGCGCATCAACGATCGCGGCCCCTTCAGCCACGGTCGGGTGATTGACCTCTCAGCCGCAGCGGCTAATAATATTGGCCTGAGAGCCAGTGGAGTGGCCCGGGTACAGCTAGAGGTATTGTCGGCCGAGTAG
- the purM gene encoding phosphoribosylformylglycinamidine cyclo-ligase: MDYRDAGVDVEAGRSFVQRIRTMVDSTRRPEVLGGLGGFSGLCELPAGYREPVLVSGTDGVGTKLKIAQITQRHSTVGIDLVAMCVNDILTSGAEPLFFLDYLATGKLEPAALAEVVEGIVTGCRLAGCALLGGETAEMPGFYGPGEYDLAGFCVGVVEKSQILDGSQVQVGDRIIGLASSGVHSNGFSLVRKVVAEGQRTDTTNTGYSWNETVPVLGDHSLGEVFLTPTRIYVEPVLKARREGLTIHGMAHITGGGLPENLPRCLGPDQSIHIQEGSWPVPPVFSWLAEAGQVPAADLYNTFNMGLGFALVVPPQESDRALAWLAEHQVEAYLVGEVTTGSGKVTGLPE, translated from the coding sequence ATGGACTATCGGGATGCTGGTGTAGATGTAGAGGCAGGGCGTAGCTTTGTGCAGCGCATTCGCACCATGGTAGACAGCACCCGCCGTCCAGAGGTGTTAGGGGGCTTGGGAGGCTTCAGCGGCCTCTGCGAACTGCCCGCCGGCTACCGTGAGCCCGTGCTGGTGTCGGGCACCGATGGAGTGGGCACCAAGCTCAAAATTGCCCAGATCACCCAGCGCCACAGCACCGTCGGCATCGATCTGGTGGCCATGTGCGTCAACGATATTCTTACCAGTGGAGCGGAACCGCTATTTTTTCTCGACTATTTGGCCACAGGCAAGCTTGAGCCTGCGGCCCTAGCGGAGGTGGTAGAGGGTATCGTGACCGGCTGCCGGCTGGCCGGCTGTGCTCTGTTGGGGGGCGAAACTGCCGAGATGCCAGGCTTCTATGGCCCCGGTGAATACGACCTAGCGGGGTTCTGCGTCGGTGTAGTTGAGAAGTCTCAAATTTTAGATGGCAGCCAGGTGCAGGTGGGCGATCGCATCATTGGCTTAGCCAGCAGCGGTGTGCATAGCAACGGCTTTAGCCTAGTGCGCAAGGTAGTGGCCGAGGGCCAGCGAACAGACACCACTAACACTGGCTATAGCTGGAACGAAACTGTACCGGTTCTAGGCGATCACAGCTTAGGGGAAGTCTTTCTCACCCCCACGCGCATCTACGTAGAGCCCGTACTCAAAGCTCGCCGGGAAGGGCTCACTATCCACGGCATGGCCCACATCACTGGTGGTGGGCTGCCCGAAAACCTGCCCCGCTGCTTGGGGCCAGATCAGAGCATTCACATTCAAGAAGGCAGCTGGCCGGTGCCCCCAGTGTTTAGCTGGTTAGCCGAGGCAGGGCAGGTGCCCGCCGCCGATCTCTACAACACGTTTAATATGGGCCTGGGCTTTGCTTTAGTGGTTCCTCCCCAGGAGAGCGATCGCGCCCTCGCATGGTTGGCCGAGCACCAGGTCGAGGCCTATTTAGTGGGCGAGGTGACCACTGGATCAGGCAAAGTCACTGGCCTGCCCGAGTGA
- a CDS encoding pseudouridine synthase, which produces MAERLQKILSQYGVASRRQAEQMIEAGQVQVNGAVAYLGQRADPSCDRIEVNQQPLQAHHRPTQHYLLLHKPLGMVSTCADPQDRPTVLNALPPELQTVGIHPVGRLDAYTTGALLLTNDGDFTFRLTHPRHDVSKTYRVRLEGQLSPSALDAWRQGIWLDRQLTRPAQVRVIATNPNHTQLEVILQEGRNRQIRRVAMALGHRVIDLHRTALGSVALGNLGVGAYRALSSAEIEALLAESSVQSTPQKTTSVIS; this is translated from the coding sequence ATGGCAGAACGGTTACAAAAAATCCTCTCTCAGTATGGGGTTGCCTCCCGACGGCAAGCCGAGCAGATGATTGAGGCCGGGCAGGTGCAGGTCAACGGAGCCGTGGCCTACTTGGGCCAGCGGGCTGACCCTAGCTGCGATCGCATAGAAGTCAATCAACAACCCCTTCAGGCTCATCATCGGCCTACTCAGCACTATCTGCTCCTGCACAAGCCCCTCGGCATGGTGTCTACCTGTGCCGATCCCCAGGATCGCCCTACCGTGCTCAATGCTCTACCCCCTGAGCTACAAACCGTCGGCATTCACCCCGTAGGGCGACTGGATGCCTACACAACCGGAGCGCTGTTGCTTACCAACGATGGTGACTTCACCTTTCGGCTCACCCATCCCCGCCACGACGTCTCTAAAACCTATCGGGTGCGCCTTGAGGGCCAGCTGTCTCCCTCAGCCCTCGATGCTTGGCGACAGGGTATCTGGCTCGATCGCCAGCTTACTCGCCCTGCCCAAGTTCGAGTGATCGCCACTAACCCCAACCATACCCAACTTGAGGTTATTCTTCAGGAAGGGCGCAACCGGCAAATCCGCCGGGTTGCCATGGCCCTAGGCCATCGGGTGATAGACTTACACCGAACCGCATTAGGTTCAGTTGCGCTGGGCAATCTAGGTGTGGGGGCTTACAGGGCTTTATCATCTGCCGAAATTGAGGCATTATTAGCTGAGTCATCGGTTCAATCAACTCCTCAGAAAACTACCTCCGTTATTAGTTAG
- a CDS encoding PAS domain-containing sensor histidine kinase, which translates to MVIFAYLLGLATGALLLFWQQRHQRRRERRLITTLQATDWPTALGQVEQLVKTQPQQQRQLRSLGTSRDTLERILQTAPIGYLQVDEENQLIWCNDQANRLLKMNQPLTGPVQRRRLLLEVARSYELDALIEETREKQACCQREWMLYQISPDPLHPKEEPTFPLRGYAIPLDGGEVGVFLENRQEAALLVQQRDRWTSDVAHELKTPLTSIRLVAETLQPRVDESQRRWLDRLVNETIRLSNLVEDLLNLSRLQGDQFQGLSLKPVDLPQLVQRAWVSLEPLAQVKALKLAYDGPSHCLTNLDEPLFHRVLLNLIDNAIKHSPSRANVYVRLLEPGTAPALGHDAENPEPDTLILDVMDMGPGFSAKDLPYIFDRFYRADPSRTRTDPLVDLVPINTGTTPEIGRGTGLGLAIVSQIIEAHNGTITAANHPELGGGWLRLRLPATQSDSLL; encoded by the coding sequence TTGGTTATTTTTGCATATCTGCTGGGGCTAGCTACGGGAGCGCTACTGCTATTTTGGCAGCAGCGGCACCAGCGGCGCCGTGAGCGACGCTTGATCACAACTCTGCAAGCCACCGATTGGCCCACAGCTTTAGGACAAGTTGAGCAGTTGGTGAAAACCCAGCCTCAGCAACAGCGGCAACTGCGATCGCTAGGCACCAGCCGCGATACCCTAGAGCGCATTCTACAGACGGCTCCCATCGGCTATCTACAGGTCGATGAAGAAAATCAGCTGATCTGGTGCAACGATCAGGCCAATCGCCTGCTCAAGATGAATCAGCCCTTAACAGGGCCGGTGCAACGCCGCCGGCTGCTGCTAGAGGTGGCCCGCTCCTACGAACTCGATGCGCTGATCGAAGAAACCCGAGAGAAGCAAGCGTGTTGTCAGCGCGAATGGATGCTCTATCAAATTTCTCCGGATCCACTCCATCCTAAAGAAGAGCCTACCTTTCCTCTGCGGGGTTATGCTATTCCCCTAGATGGGGGTGAAGTCGGCGTATTTTTGGAGAACCGCCAAGAGGCCGCATTGTTGGTGCAGCAGCGCGATCGCTGGACCTCTGATGTGGCCCACGAGCTCAAAACTCCTCTCACGTCCATTCGCCTGGTGGCCGAAACCCTTCAGCCCCGCGTCGATGAGAGCCAACGCCGCTGGCTTGACCGTTTGGTCAACGAAACCATTCGCCTCAGCAATTTAGTTGAAGACCTGCTGAATCTCAGCCGTCTTCAGGGGGATCAGTTTCAGGGTCTGAGCCTCAAGCCTGTCGATCTGCCCCAGCTGGTTCAACGGGCCTGGGTTAGCCTGGAGCCTCTGGCGCAGGTTAAAGCGCTTAAACTAGCTTACGACGGTCCTTCCCACTGTCTAACCAATCTCGATGAGCCGCTTTTCCATCGGGTGCTGCTCAACCTGATCGACAATGCCATTAAACACAGTCCCAGTCGCGCCAACGTCTATGTTCGGTTATTAGAACCGGGAACTGCCCCAGCGTTAGGTCACGATGCCGAAAACCCAGAGCCAGATACGCTCATTCTCGACGTGATGGATATGGGTCCAGGCTTCAGCGCTAAAGATTTGCCCTATATTTTCGACCGCTTTTACCGGGCCGATCCCTCGCGCACCCGCACTGACCCGTTGGTTGACCTAGTTCCTATAAATACCGGGACCACTCCAGAAATTGGCCGCGGTACAGGACTGGGCCTAGCCATTGTGAGCCAAATTATAGAGGCCCACAATGGCACAATTACCGCCGCTAATCATCCCGAGCTAGGCGGCGGCTGGCTGCGGCTCCGGCTGCCGGCTACCCAGTCCGATAGCCTGTTATGA
- a CDS encoding RodZ domain-containing protein, producing MKTKELVDPNALYREQLSELGAMLQWARQQQGQSLEVMAEKTLIRPSLLTAIEQGDLDGLPEPVYIRGLLRRYGDALQLDGETLASQFFTPPRIQRTSWKETPAAQLRPLHLYGAYFVLLVAAISGLSYVLRQTAPEVTVLPPLNPLEGVEGPANPGPNNTPAPAAAEPEDPKAPIKVKMTLTAQSWLRITSDGKTEFEGILQPGDTRLWTADQALTVRAGNAGAVMVSYNDKQAEALGQPGMVREITYSPIETISLAW from the coding sequence ATGAAGACAAAAGAGTTGGTTGACCCTAATGCTCTCTACCGAGAACAGCTCTCGGAGCTTGGTGCGATGCTGCAATGGGCTCGTCAGCAGCAGGGGCAAAGCCTAGAGGTCATGGCTGAAAAAACTTTGATTCGTCCTAGCCTATTGACCGCCATTGAACAAGGCGATCTGGACGGGCTGCCCGAACCGGTATACATCCGTGGCCTTCTGCGCCGCTATGGTGATGCTCTCCAACTCGACGGCGAGACCCTCGCCAGTCAGTTTTTTACTCCACCCCGCATTCAGCGGACCTCTTGGAAAGAGACTCCAGCAGCGCAACTCCGCCCTTTGCATCTCTATGGAGCATACTTTGTCCTGCTAGTGGCGGCCATTAGCGGCTTGTCCTACGTGCTGCGTCAGACGGCCCCAGAGGTCACGGTGCTGCCTCCTTTAAATCCCCTAGAAGGAGTCGAGGGGCCAGCTAATCCAGGCCCGAATAATACTCCTGCCCCCGCCGCTGCCGAGCCTGAGGATCCCAAAGCTCCGATTAAAGTCAAAATGACGCTCACTGCCCAGTCTTGGCTACGCATCACCTCTGACGGTAAAACCGAGTTCGAAGGTATTTTGCAGCCCGGCGACACCCGTCTGTGGACCGCAGACCAGGCATTGACGGTGCGAGCAGGCAATGCTGGTGCCGTGATGGTCAGCTACAACGACAAGCAGGCCGAAGCCCTAGGCCAGCCTGGAATGGTTCGAGAAATCACCTACTCCCCCATTGAAACTATCAGCCTAGCCTGGTAG
- a CDS encoding DUF4278 domain-containing protein, whose amino-acid sequence MSLKYRGVDYEPANAQVNVSEEVIGRYRGAVATRHVAPQAHAAHPQGLKYRGATVR is encoded by the coding sequence ATGTCCTTGAAATATCGCGGCGTTGATTACGAACCGGCTAATGCCCAAGTTAATGTCTCTGAAGAAGTTATTGGTCGCTATCGCGGCGCTGTTGCTACCCGCCATGTAGCACCTCAGGCCCATGCCGCTCATCCTCAGGGCCTTAAGTATCGTGGGGCCACTGTTCGATAG
- a CDS encoding bifunctional pantoate--beta-alanine ligase/(d)CMP kinase: MRVLKTVEGVKRYLGQARRQQNAEDGVAVGLVPTMGNLHRGHLSLIERARLENSVVVVSIFVNPLQFGPQEDLARYPHTPEQDLRLCEQAGVDAVFMPTVTAFYGAAQPHSDAMTRVMPSKAMVAVLCGSHRPGHFEGVATVVTKLLSLVAPDRAYFGYKDAQQLAILKRLAHDLNLPSQLVGCPTVREASGLALSSRNSYLSEVERQQAAVIYRGLLAAQQCFQAGERLSSALTAAVAAELAQEPSLHPQYVELVHPETLQPLERVETLGMLAVAAHLGATRLIDNILLRDRQPIVAIDGPAGAGKSTVARQVAQRLNLLYLDSGAMYRAVTWLVLERGIDVQDEVAIAELVQDCEIRLEASGNDSAFAAYPSRIWLNGQEVTQAIRSTAVTAAVSAVSAQPTVREVLLRQQQQYGITGGVVMEGRDIGTQVFPQAELKVFLTASVGERARRRQRDLAAQEQPAVSLSDLEQAIDDRDRKDSSRRVSPLRQADDAIALNTDGLAIEDVVNKIVQLFESRVER; this comes from the coding sequence GTGCGAGTACTCAAGACGGTTGAAGGAGTAAAACGCTATCTTGGCCAAGCACGCCGCCAGCAGAACGCGGAGGACGGCGTTGCGGTAGGGCTGGTGCCGACCATGGGTAATCTGCACCGAGGCCATCTAAGCCTGATTGAACGGGCTCGGTTGGAGAACTCGGTGGTTGTGGTCAGCATTTTTGTGAATCCGCTGCAATTTGGTCCCCAAGAAGATTTAGCTCGTTACCCCCATACTCCCGAGCAAGACCTGCGTCTCTGCGAACAGGCTGGGGTCGATGCGGTGTTTATGCCCACTGTCACTGCCTTCTACGGCGCTGCTCAGCCCCATTCCGACGCTATGACTCGGGTGATGCCTTCAAAGGCGATGGTGGCAGTGCTGTGCGGCTCCCACCGGCCGGGACACTTTGAGGGGGTGGCGACGGTGGTAACTAAGTTGTTGAGTTTAGTGGCTCCCGATCGCGCCTACTTTGGCTATAAAGATGCTCAACAGTTGGCCATTCTCAAGCGCCTGGCCCACGACCTCAACTTGCCTAGCCAGCTGGTTGGTTGCCCTACGGTGCGCGAGGCGAGCGGCTTGGCTTTGAGCTCTCGCAACAGCTACTTGAGCGAGGTCGAGCGTCAGCAGGCGGCAGTTATCTACCGAGGGCTATTGGCAGCCCAACAGTGCTTCCAGGCTGGTGAGCGGCTGAGTTCGGCCCTAACAGCGGCTGTGGCTGCTGAGCTGGCCCAGGAGCCATCCCTGCATCCTCAATATGTAGAACTGGTGCATCCCGAAACCCTGCAACCTCTAGAGCGGGTGGAGACGCTGGGGATGCTGGCGGTGGCGGCTCACCTGGGTGCTACGAGGCTCATTGACAATATTTTGCTGCGCGATCGCCAGCCGATTGTGGCCATTGATGGGCCGGCCGGGGCCGGTAAGTCAACGGTGGCTCGCCAGGTAGCCCAACGGCTAAACCTGCTTTACCTCGACAGTGGCGCGATGTACCGGGCGGTGACCTGGCTGGTCCTAGAGCGCGGCATTGACGTGCAGGACGAGGTCGCGATCGCAGAACTCGTGCAGGACTGTGAAATCCGTCTAGAGGCCTCAGGTAATGACTCTGCCTTTGCTGCTTACCCCAGCCGCATCTGGCTCAACGGCCAGGAAGTCACCCAAGCTATTCGCAGCACGGCCGTCACGGCTGCGGTCTCGGCGGTGTCAGCCCAGCCCACGGTGCGCGAAGTTCTCCTGCGCCAGCAGCAGCAGTATGGCATTACCGGCGGTGTGGTCATGGAAGGTCGAGACATTGGCACCCAAGTGTTTCCCCAGGCGGAGCTGAAAGTTTTTCTCACCGCGTCGGTGGGTGAACGGGCTCGCCGCCGCCAGCGTGACCTCGCCGCCCAGGAGCAGCCAGCAGTGTCCCTTAGCGACCTGGAGCAAGCCATCGACGATCGCGATCGCAAGGACAGCAGTCGCCGAGTGTCGCCCCTGCGTCAGGCCGATGATGCGATCGCCCTCAACACCGATGGCCTCGCCATCGAAGATGTGGTGAACAAAATAGTCCAGCTATTTGAATCGAGGGTGGAGCGATGA
- a CDS encoding creatininase family protein gives MHGPIPPHRYFAYLTWTDIAAMPDRADAVIVQPMGAIEQHGPHLPLAVDSAICTTVLGNALAQLDDAVPVYSLPPLYYGKSNEHWHFPGTITLSAETLLKVIYDVAESIYRAGFRKLVLLNAHGGQPQVLEIAARDLHQVHNDLMVFPLFVWAVPNCAGDLLTPKEMELGIHAGDAETSLMLSIMPEQVRMAEAKAEFPQNLPTDSWLTMEGALPFAWVTRDLSASGVLGDPTIATGEKGEQLLTSLASSWATALEDIYRFRQPHTDSASLP, from the coding sequence ATGCACGGCCCCATTCCTCCCCACCGCTACTTTGCTTATCTCACTTGGACTGACATTGCGGCTATGCCCGATCGCGCCGATGCGGTGATTGTGCAGCCGATGGGAGCGATCGAGCAGCATGGTCCGCATTTGCCCCTCGCCGTAGACAGCGCCATCTGCACGACCGTGCTCGGCAACGCCTTGGCTCAGCTAGATGACGCAGTACCGGTCTACAGCTTGCCTCCCCTGTACTACGGCAAATCTAATGAGCACTGGCATTTTCCAGGCACGATTACCCTCTCGGCTGAAACCCTGCTGAAGGTCATCTATGATGTCGCCGAAAGTATCTACCGAGCTGGATTTCGCAAGCTGGTACTGCTCAATGCCCACGGCGGCCAGCCCCAGGTGCTAGAAATTGCCGCGCGAGATCTGCATCAGGTCCACAATGATTTGATGGTGTTTCCTCTATTTGTGTGGGCAGTACCCAACTGCGCCGGCGATCTGCTGACGCCTAAAGAGATGGAGCTGGGCATTCACGCTGGGGATGCCGAAACCAGCTTAATGCTGTCGATCATGCCCGAGCAAGTGCGCATGGCTGAGGCCAAAGCCGAGTTTCCCCAAAATTTGCCGACAGATAGCTGGCTCACTATGGAGGGAGCATTGCCCTTTGCCTGGGTGACCCGCGATCTCAGCGCCAGCGGGGTTTTGGGAGACCCAACTATAGCCACTGGGGAAAAAGGGGAGCAGCTCCTTACCTCTCTGGCTAGTAGCTGGGCGACGGCACTGGAGGATATTTATCGATTTCGCCAGCCCCACACTGACTCGGCCTCCTTGCCCTAG